Proteins encoded within one genomic window of Amycolatopsis sp. 2-15:
- the car gene encoding carboxylic acid reductase, producing MATPPTEITSTEHRVEELLRAEPPLRDAAPDAGVADAIRRPGLSLVELIETVMTGYADRAAFAERATEAVTDPATDRTTRRLLPRFDTVTYGEAWRRAGAIAGEWTHHADTPLAAGDFVATLGFTSTEYAIIDLACVRAEVVSVPLQAGATAGTLKPIVTETGPKLLAANVDNLETAVDLVLDSTTVQRVLVFDYHSDVDTEREKFEAAKARLASADSPIGVEPLSAVLERGATTAPAPAPAADPDRLSLLIYTSGSTGTPKGAMYTDRLIANLWHGFFPERPSFALVDLNFMPLSHVMGRALLVDTLAEGGTVHFAAKSDLSTLFEDIALTRPTQMVMVPRICEMIFHHYQSELDRRALGAGYSAELEAEVKLDLRTSFLGGRMVWAGSGSAPLSAEMQAFIESVLGLELHDGYGSTEAGIVLFDHKPTRPQVLDYKLDDVPELGYFSTDSPHPRGELLIKATSLVPGYYKRPDATAEVFDEDGYYRTGDIMVETAPDTLFYLDRRKNVLKLSQGEFVAVSRLEAEFAAAPAIRQIYLYGSSERAYLLAVIVPTPEALEAFGDGQKLKVQLSESLQSIAKESDLNSYEIPRDFLVETEPFSPENGLLTGIRKLSRPKLKEHYGERLEQLYREIAERESSELRELRQVGRSQPVFDTVVRAAQALLGASSGELSPEAHFVELGGDSLSALTFSNLLREIFDVEVPVGVVISPATDLRKLASYIEDARESGAKRPSFAKVHGAGSTEARADELTLDKFLDAATLDGASTLARPAGTVGTVLLTGANGYLGRFLCLEWLERLAESGGRLICIVRGSSADAARKRLEDAFDSGDAKLLRHFRDLAADHLEVLAGDIGEPDLGLDEATWRRLADTVDLIVHPAALVNHVLPYDQLFGPNVVGTAELIRMALTARMKPITYLSTVAVIAEQASSADEVSDIRVTSPVRVLDDGYANGYATSKWAGEVLLREANDAFGLPVATFRSDMILAHSRYSGQLNVPDMFTRLLLSLIVTGIAPGSFYRTSAPAHYDGLPADFTAEAITTLGTQETEGYRTYNVLNPHEDGVSLDTYVGWLVSAGYPIKRIDDYAEWFTRFETAIRGLPEKQKQHSLLPLLHAFSAPAEPVDGAGIPTEHFRSAVQDAGIGADKDIPHVTAELIRKYAADLSQLGLI from the coding sequence TTGGCGACCCCGCCGACCGAGATCACCAGTACCGAGCACCGCGTCGAGGAGCTACTGAGGGCTGAGCCCCCACTGCGGGACGCGGCCCCGGACGCGGGGGTCGCCGACGCGATCCGACGACCGGGGCTGTCGCTGGTCGAGCTGATCGAAACGGTGATGACGGGGTACGCGGACCGCGCCGCTTTCGCCGAACGGGCCACGGAGGCGGTGACCGATCCGGCGACGGACCGCACCACGCGCCGGCTGCTGCCGCGGTTCGACACGGTGACCTACGGCGAAGCATGGCGGCGCGCGGGCGCCATCGCGGGCGAGTGGACCCACCACGCCGATACCCCTCTGGCAGCCGGTGACTTCGTGGCCACGCTCGGCTTCACGAGCACCGAGTACGCGATCATCGACCTCGCCTGCGTCCGCGCCGAGGTGGTGTCGGTGCCGCTGCAGGCCGGCGCGACGGCGGGCACGCTCAAACCGATCGTCACCGAGACCGGGCCGAAGCTCCTCGCGGCCAATGTGGACAACCTCGAGACCGCCGTCGACCTCGTGCTCGACAGCACGACCGTGCAGCGCGTGCTGGTGTTCGACTACCACTCCGACGTCGATACCGAGCGCGAGAAGTTCGAGGCCGCCAAGGCGCGGCTCGCCTCGGCCGACAGCCCGATCGGCGTCGAGCCGCTGAGCGCGGTACTCGAACGCGGCGCCACCACGGCGCCCGCGCCGGCTCCTGCCGCGGACCCGGATCGTCTGTCGCTGCTCATCTACACCTCGGGCAGCACGGGCACGCCCAAGGGCGCGATGTACACCGACCGGCTCATCGCGAACCTGTGGCACGGGTTCTTCCCCGAACGACCCTCGTTCGCGTTGGTGGACCTCAACTTCATGCCGCTCAGCCACGTGATGGGCCGTGCCTTGCTCGTCGACACCCTGGCCGAGGGCGGTACCGTCCACTTCGCCGCGAAGAGCGACCTGTCCACCTTGTTCGAGGACATCGCACTGACGCGCCCCACCCAGATGGTGATGGTGCCGCGCATCTGCGAAATGATCTTCCACCACTACCAGAGCGAGCTCGACCGCCGCGCGCTCGGCGCCGGCTACTCGGCCGAGCTGGAAGCCGAGGTCAAGCTCGACCTGCGCACGAGCTTCCTGGGCGGGCGGATGGTCTGGGCCGGTTCCGGTTCCGCCCCCCTGTCGGCGGAGATGCAGGCCTTCATCGAGTCGGTGCTCGGTCTCGAACTGCACGACGGTTACGGATCCACCGAGGCCGGCATCGTGCTGTTCGACCACAAGCCGACCCGCCCGCAGGTGCTCGACTACAAGCTCGACGACGTCCCGGAGCTCGGCTACTTCTCCACCGATTCCCCGCACCCGAGGGGGGAGCTGCTGATCAAGGCGACCAGCCTGGTGCCCGGCTACTACAAGCGCCCCGACGCCACGGCCGAGGTGTTCGACGAGGACGGCTACTACCGCACCGGCGACATCATGGTCGAGACCGCACCGGACACCCTGTTCTACCTCGACCGGCGCAAGAACGTGCTGAAGCTGTCGCAGGGTGAGTTCGTGGCCGTGTCGCGGTTGGAGGCCGAGTTCGCGGCCGCGCCGGCGATCCGGCAGATCTACCTCTACGGCAGCAGTGAGCGCGCGTACCTGCTCGCGGTGATCGTGCCGACGCCGGAGGCCTTGGAAGCGTTCGGTGACGGGCAAAAGCTCAAGGTGCAGCTGAGCGAATCGCTGCAGAGCATCGCGAAGGAGTCCGACCTCAACTCGTACGAGATCCCGCGTGACTTCCTCGTGGAGACCGAGCCGTTCAGCCCTGAAAACGGGCTGCTCACAGGAATCCGCAAGCTGTCGCGGCCGAAGCTCAAGGAGCACTACGGCGAGCGGCTCGAACAGCTCTACCGCGAGATCGCCGAGCGCGAGTCGAGCGAGCTGCGCGAACTGCGGCAGGTCGGGCGTTCGCAGCCGGTGTTCGACACGGTCGTGCGGGCGGCGCAAGCGCTGCTCGGCGCGTCTTCGGGCGAGCTGAGCCCCGAGGCGCACTTCGTGGAGCTGGGTGGCGACTCGCTGTCGGCGCTGACGTTCTCCAACTTGCTGCGGGAGATCTTCGACGTCGAGGTGCCGGTCGGTGTGGTCATCAGCCCGGCGACCGACCTGCGCAAGCTCGCGTCGTACATCGAGGACGCGCGCGAGTCGGGCGCCAAGCGGCCCTCCTTCGCCAAGGTCCACGGCGCGGGCAGCACCGAGGCCCGCGCCGACGAGCTCACGCTGGACAAGTTCCTCGACGCCGCCACCCTGGACGGCGCGTCGACGCTGGCGCGCCCGGCGGGCACCGTCGGCACGGTGTTGCTGACCGGCGCCAACGGGTACCTCGGCCGGTTCCTGTGCCTGGAGTGGCTGGAACGCCTGGCCGAATCGGGTGGCCGGCTCATCTGCATCGTCCGCGGCAGCTCCGCCGACGCCGCGCGCAAGCGGCTGGAGGACGCGTTCGACAGCGGTGACGCCAAGCTGCTGCGACACTTCCGCGATCTGGCCGCCGACCACCTGGAGGTGCTGGCGGGCGACATCGGCGAGCCGGACCTCGGCCTCGACGAGGCGACCTGGCGACGGCTGGCCGACACCGTCGACCTCATCGTGCACCCGGCCGCGCTGGTGAACCACGTGCTGCCGTACGACCAGCTGTTCGGCCCCAACGTGGTGGGCACCGCGGAGCTGATCCGAATGGCGTTGACCGCACGGATGAAGCCGATCACGTATCTGTCCACAGTGGCCGTGATCGCCGAGCAGGCGTCCTCGGCCGACGAGGTGTCGGACATCCGCGTGACGAGCCCCGTGCGCGTGCTCGACGACGGTTACGCCAACGGCTACGCCACCAGCAAGTGGGCCGGCGAGGTGCTGCTGCGCGAGGCCAACGACGCCTTCGGCCTGCCCGTCGCCACCTTCCGCTCCGACATGATCCTGGCGCACAGCCGGTACTCCGGCCAGCTCAACGTGCCGGACATGTTCACGCGGCTGCTGCTGTCCCTCATCGTCACGGGCATCGCGCCCGGATCGTTCTACCGGACCAGCGCGCCCGCCCACTACGACGGCCTGCCCGCCGACTTCACCGCCGAGGCCATCACCACCCTCGGCACCCAGGAGACCGAGGGCTACCGCACCTACAACGTCCTCAACCCCCACGAAGACGGCGTCTCCCTCGACACCTACGTCGGCTGGCTCGTGTCGGCCGGATATCCGATCAAGCGCATCGACGACTACGCCGAGTGGTTCACCCGCTTCGAGACGGCCATCCGCGGGTTGCCGGAGAAGCAGAAGCAGCACTCGTTGCTGCCGCTGCTGCACGCGTTCTCCGCGCCGGCCGAACCGGTCGACGGCGCCGGCATTCCGACCGAGCACTTCCGCTCGGCGGTGCAGGACGCCGGTATCGGCGCGGACAAGGACATCCCGCACGTGACGGCGGAGCTGATCCGGAAGTACGCGGCGGATCTGTCGCAGCTCGGATTGATCTGA
- a CDS encoding class I SAM-dependent methyltransferase: MPERQKPANFRNLLNHVSAANAKRVAASAEELAQRVLATVGARQPESRISADSQTYWRRPSGDRWQANAHWRDASVFQGSDLWSRLGHEHLDLFDAGARMAGFTGPWHRVLEWGCGGGANAIHFAPRAEEFIGVDIAAETLQECERQVRAACDTPFRPVAIDVANPEEALDAAGGLVDVFFSCYVFELIPTPEYGERLLRIARQLLTPGGLAMIQIKYDPGSWHTGPRRRAYRTGLAEMTTYGIDAFWQTTTRCGLQPLAVHLVPKNELDERYAYFFLRNGNPS; encoded by the coding sequence ATGCCCGAAAGACAGAAACCGGCCAACTTCCGGAACCTGCTGAACCACGTTTCCGCGGCCAACGCGAAACGGGTGGCGGCGAGTGCCGAAGAGCTCGCACAGCGTGTGCTCGCGACCGTCGGCGCCCGCCAGCCGGAGTCGCGGATCTCCGCCGACTCTCAGACGTACTGGCGCCGGCCGAGCGGGGATCGCTGGCAGGCCAACGCACATTGGCGCGACGCGTCCGTGTTCCAGGGCAGCGATCTGTGGTCGCGCCTCGGCCACGAGCACCTCGACCTGTTCGACGCGGGCGCCCGGATGGCGGGCTTCACCGGCCCGTGGCACCGCGTTCTGGAATGGGGCTGCGGTGGTGGCGCGAACGCGATCCACTTCGCTCCGCGCGCGGAAGAATTCATCGGCGTCGACATCGCGGCGGAAACGCTGCAGGAATGCGAGCGCCAAGTGAGAGCCGCGTGTGACACCCCATTCCGGCCGGTCGCGATCGACGTCGCGAATCCGGAAGAAGCGCTCGATGCCGCCGGCGGGTTGGTCGACGTCTTCTTCTCCTGCTACGTCTTCGAGCTCATCCCCACCCCGGAGTACGGCGAACGCCTGCTGCGCATCGCCCGGCAGCTGCTGACTCCCGGCGGCCTGGCGATGATCCAGATCAAGTACGACCCCGGCTCGTGGCACACCGGGCCTCGCCGCCGCGCCTACCGCACGGGGCTGGCCGAGATGACCACGTACGGCATCGACGCGTTCTGGCAGACCACCACCCGCTGCGGCCTGCAGCCGCTCGCCGTCCACCTCGTCCCGAAGAACGAGCTGGACGAGCGCTACGCGTACTTCTTCCTGCGCAACGGAAATCCCTCCTGA
- a CDS encoding LCP family protein, whose protein sequence is MRRTKASGPLRAAQVVVVVVSLLVLGGTGYAWSTLQSLTDGLTRADVITGADQPPLGEQNILMVGLDTRTDAQGNPLPADVLSQLHAGGADDGGDTTDTMIVIHIPAGGGQATAISIPRDSYVQVAGGYGKHKINSAYTYGLVAEKNKLVAQGESGAQVETDSAQAGAKTAIDTVQQFTGLTITHYAAVNLAGFYYLSEAVGGVPVCLSKAVHDSYSGANFAAGPQSVGGAKALQFVRQRHGLPNGDLDRIKRQQVFMASMAKTILSAGTLADPGKLDNLITAVKKAVVVDSGWDIVGFAQQLHGMSAGALKFVTVPVVNISLKTPSDGDAVEVDPDQVQQFVRQQLGTPATSSSNAPAAPGDSSLSQYTVDVRNASDTSGLAANVADKLAAAGYGKGTVANATTRKMSIVFYGHSQKTEATQIAKTLGGIAVSPDSSLDKDHFRVFLGKDYEDSSGSSSTGGAPQVHPAAFVSPAPAQAPPPITGDGVPCVN, encoded by the coding sequence ATGCGTCGCACCAAGGCCTCCGGTCCGCTGCGCGCGGCCCAAGTCGTGGTCGTGGTCGTGTCCCTGCTCGTACTGGGCGGCACCGGCTACGCATGGTCGACCCTGCAGTCACTCACCGACGGCCTGACCAGGGCCGATGTGATCACCGGAGCTGACCAGCCGCCGCTGGGCGAGCAGAACATCCTCATGGTCGGCCTCGACACGCGCACCGACGCACAGGGCAACCCGCTGCCCGCCGACGTGCTCTCGCAGCTGCACGCGGGCGGCGCCGACGACGGTGGCGACACGACCGACACCATGATCGTCATCCACATCCCCGCGGGTGGCGGCCAGGCGACCGCGATCTCCATCCCGCGTGACTCCTACGTGCAAGTTGCCGGCGGCTACGGCAAGCACAAGATCAACTCCGCGTACACCTACGGCCTCGTCGCGGAGAAGAACAAGCTGGTCGCGCAGGGTGAGTCCGGGGCGCAGGTGGAGACGGACTCCGCGCAGGCCGGCGCGAAGACGGCGATCGACACCGTGCAGCAGTTCACCGGCCTCACCATCACGCACTACGCCGCCGTGAACCTCGCCGGGTTCTACTACCTGAGCGAAGCCGTCGGCGGCGTGCCGGTTTGCCTGAGCAAGGCCGTGCACGACTCCTACTCGGGCGCCAACTTCGCGGCGGGCCCGCAGAGCGTCGGCGGCGCGAAGGCGCTGCAGTTCGTGCGTCAGCGCCACGGGCTGCCCAACGGCGACCTCGACCGCATCAAGCGCCAGCAGGTGTTCATGGCGAGCATGGCCAAGACGATCCTGTCGGCCGGCACGCTCGCCGACCCGGGCAAGCTGGACAACCTGATCACGGCCGTGAAGAAGGCCGTGGTGGTCGACTCCGGCTGGGACATCGTCGGGTTCGCGCAGCAGCTGCACGGCATGAGCGCGGGCGCGCTGAAGTTCGTCACCGTGCCGGTCGTGAACATCTCGCTCAAGACGCCGTCGGATGGCGACGCGGTGGAGGTGGATCCCGACCAGGTGCAGCAGTTCGTGCGCCAGCAGCTGGGCACGCCGGCGACGTCTTCGTCGAACGCGCCCGCCGCGCCGGGCGACTCCAGCCTGAGCCAGTACACCGTGGACGTGCGCAACGCGTCGGACACCAGTGGCCTGGCCGCGAACGTGGCCGACAAGCTCGCGGCGGCCGGCTACGGCAAGGGCACGGTGGCCAACGCGACCACCCGCAAGATGTCGATCGTCTTCTACGGCCACAGCCAGAAGACCGAGGCGACGCAGATCGCGAAGACACTCGGCGGCATCGCGGTGAGCCCCGACTCCTCGCTGGACAAGGACCACTTCCGCGTGTTCCTTGGCAAGGACTACGAGGACTCCAGCGGCTCGTCGAGCACCGGCGGCGCGCCGCAGGTGCACCCGGCGGCGTTCGTGAGCCCCGCGCCCGCGCAGGCCCCGCCGCCGATCACCGGCGACGGCGTCCCCTGCGTGAACTGA